In Endozoicomonas sp. GU-1, one DNA window encodes the following:
- the hutC gene encoding histidine utilization repressor has translation MNQSLLPRYQQIKHYILDKIECGEWTESRKVPSENELCQQFSVSRMTARKALQELTASGVLMRQQGLGTFVAPIEPQSSILTVKNIADEIRGRGHGYSNRVLLLSEEKATEAIAVSLELPESATVFHSIIIHYENGLPLQWEERHINPRFAPDYLKQDFSRETPNVYLTGVAALTEATHVVEAVLPSKEVAEALAMEAGAPCLRITRRSWCRHGVVSLARLMHPGDRYRLGDHLQFS, from the coding sequence ATGAATCAGAGCCTGTTACCCCGTTATCAGCAGATTAAGCACTATATTCTTGACAAGATTGAGTGCGGGGAGTGGACAGAATCCCGCAAGGTGCCTTCTGAGAACGAGCTCTGCCAGCAATTTTCGGTGAGCCGGATGACCGCCAGGAAGGCGCTGCAGGAGCTGACGGCATCGGGCGTACTGATGCGCCAGCAAGGGTTGGGTACGTTTGTGGCTCCTATCGAGCCACAATCGTCAATACTGACAGTAAAAAATATTGCCGACGAGATCAGGGGGCGAGGGCATGGTTACAGCAACCGGGTATTGCTTCTGTCTGAAGAAAAGGCGACCGAGGCTATTGCGGTTTCCCTTGAGTTACCGGAGTCAGCGACCGTTTTTCATTCCATTATTATTCACTACGAAAATGGCCTGCCACTGCAGTGGGAAGAACGGCATATTAATCCGCGGTTTGCTCCGGATTACCTGAAACAGGATTTTTCAAGGGAAACGCCCAATGTTTATCTGACCGGGGTTGCAGCGCTTACAGAAGCGACACATGTCGTAGAAGCGGTTTTGCCTTCGAAAGAAGTGGCCGAAGCTCTGGCTATGGAAGCCGGTGCTCCCTGTTTGAGAATCACCAGAAGAAGCTGGTGTCGGCACGGTGTCGTCAGTCTGGCCAGGCTGATGCACCCCGGTGACCGATACCGCCTGGGAGATCACTTACAGTTTTCCTGA
- the hutI gene encoding imidazolonepropionase: protein MNNSHADASLTSCDLLIRNIHLATMDPAHTSTCPYNSIRQGAVLVQGGKTVWAGAESDLPPGSKAKETIDGQGQWLTPGLIDCHTHLVYAGDRSREFEQRLEGVSYETIAKQGGGILSTVKATRAATVEELVDESRPRLEALLAEGVTTLEIKSGYGLDTETERKMLRAASLLASEYPVTVVRTFLGAHALPPEYKNQADDYIEHVCTEMMPAMAREQLADAVDVFCENIAFSPAQTERVFKAAKAHGMNIKLHGEQLSDSGGTQLAVKYQALSVDHLEYLSQSGIEALKNSNTVATLLPGAFYFLRETKLPPIEALREAGVPIAIATDLNPGTSPFASIRLMMNMACTLFRMTPSEALAGCTRHAAQALGLQDKTGRIRAGLDADLLLWPVSHPASLAAGLTGISPSLIIKSGQIVQSTISRNPSFSWSGRIDQETDPQAAQRWHQKVRPYAPGGEPGAALLGFESDEGVRRNQGRPGAAKGPDHIRQALTNLPWNRTAPVWDAGNIRCHGTHLEQAQQDYAGQMCQLLDNGQLVIGLGGGHEIGWASYQGLMMHLEKQEKGKDRINVGIINFDAHFDLRLPEVGPSSGTPFWQASEYAGSTASRLTIFVLASVQAAILRRFSIELINWVSLIDSIKK, encoded by the coding sequence ATGAACAATAGTCACGCTGACGCATCATTGACCTCCTGTGACCTCCTCATCCGGAATATTCACCTGGCCACCATGGATCCGGCTCACACGTCAACCTGCCCCTATAACAGCATCCGTCAGGGAGCCGTTCTGGTGCAGGGCGGAAAGACTGTATGGGCAGGGGCCGAATCCGACTTACCACCAGGCAGCAAGGCCAAAGAGACCATCGATGGACAAGGACAATGGTTAACACCCGGCCTGATCGACTGCCACACCCACCTGGTCTATGCCGGGGACCGCTCCAGAGAGTTTGAACAGCGGCTTGAAGGCGTCAGCTATGAAACCATCGCCAAACAGGGAGGCGGCATTCTCTCCACCGTCAAAGCCACCCGGGCAGCCACGGTTGAAGAACTGGTTGACGAATCCCGCCCTCGACTTGAGGCATTACTGGCTGAAGGGGTGACTACACTGGAAATCAAATCCGGCTACGGCCTGGATACGGAAACCGAAAGAAAAATGCTTCGGGCCGCAAGTCTGCTGGCCAGCGAGTACCCTGTCACTGTCGTTCGTACTTTTCTGGGTGCCCACGCTTTGCCGCCGGAATACAAAAACCAGGCTGACGATTACATTGAGCACGTATGCACCGAGATGATGCCTGCAATGGCCAGAGAACAGTTGGCCGATGCCGTGGATGTGTTCTGTGAAAACATTGCCTTCTCACCGGCACAGACCGAACGGGTATTTAAGGCAGCCAAAGCCCATGGGATGAACATCAAACTCCATGGCGAGCAACTCTCTGACAGCGGCGGCACCCAACTGGCGGTAAAATATCAGGCGCTTTCCGTGGATCACTTGGAATACCTCAGCCAGTCCGGTATTGAAGCGTTAAAAAACAGCAACACGGTAGCCACTCTGTTGCCGGGAGCCTTCTACTTTCTTCGGGAAACCAAGCTGCCACCTATTGAAGCATTGAGAGAGGCTGGCGTTCCTATCGCCATTGCTACCGACCTGAACCCCGGCACCTCCCCCTTCGCCTCCATACGACTGATGATGAATATGGCCTGCACCCTGTTTCGTATGACGCCTTCCGAGGCACTGGCCGGTTGTACCCGCCATGCGGCACAGGCACTGGGTCTGCAGGACAAAACTGGTCGAATCAGAGCAGGACTGGATGCCGACTTGTTACTCTGGCCTGTCAGCCATCCTGCCTCTCTGGCGGCCGGACTCACGGGCATCTCCCCTTCCCTGATCATAAAAAGTGGCCAAATTGTGCAATCAACCATCTCCAGAAACCCATCATTCTCCTGGTCTGGCCGTATTGATCAGGAAACTGATCCTCAGGCTGCACAGCGCTGGCACCAGAAAGTTCGCCCTTATGCACCGGGGGGCGAACCAGGAGCTGCTTTACTGGGGTTTGAGTCTGATGAAGGCGTCCGGAGAAATCAGGGCCGACCCGGGGCCGCCAAAGGGCCCGACCATATCCGACAGGCACTGACCAACCTTCCCTGGAATCGCACTGCCCCGGTTTGGGATGCAGGCAACATTCGCTGCCATGGTACCCACCTTGAACAGGCACAACAGGACTATGCCGGGCAGATGTGCCAACTATTAGACAATGGTCAATTAGTGATTGGCTTGGGAGGAGGCCATGAAATTGGCTGGGCTTCTTACCAGGGACTGATGATGCATCTGGAAAAACAGGAGAAGGGTAAAGACCGGATCAATGTCGGCATTATCAATTTTGATGCCCACTTTGACCTCCGTTTACCCGAAGTGGGTCCCAGCTCAGGAACGCCATTCTGGCAGGCTTCTGAATACGCCGGGAGCACAGCATCCCGTTTAACTATTTTTGTTTTGGCATCAGTGCAAGCAGCAATACTCAGGCGCTTTTCAATCGAGCTGATCAACTGGGTGTCACTTATCGACTCGATAAAGAAATGA
- a CDS encoding arginase family protein, with product MSASSNTQALFNRADQLGVTYRLDKEMTLLNLPSLQQDLQQFIDRVDHIYLTIDIDAFPAALAPGVSAPAARGIPPEVVEPLLDIIKHCSKLKLFDIAETCPKHDINAHTARLAARLIHQLAGQTR from the coding sequence ATCAGTGCAAGCAGCAATACTCAGGCGCTTTTCAATCGAGCTGATCAACTGGGTGTCACTTATCGACTCGATAAAGAAATGACACTGCTGAACCTGCCATCGTTACAGCAAGATCTCCAACAATTTATCGACCGGGTGGATCATATTTACCTGACCATCGACATTGATGCCTTCCCCGCCGCCCTGGCCCCTGGCGTCAGCGCCCCCGCTGCCAGAGGCATTCCACCGGAAGTTGTTGAACCTTTGCTGGATATCATCAAACATTGCAGCAAGCTGAAACTCTTTGATATCGCTGAAACCTGCCCGAAACATGATATTAATGCTCACACGGCCCGGCTGGCAGCGCGGTTAATTCATCAGCTGGCTGGACAAACCCGGTAG
- a CDS encoding type II toxin-antitoxin system RelB/DinJ family antitoxin: MMETRIQFRVDEETKRLAQKMAESQGRTISDACREFTEQLAEQQRKLSSHDQWLTQQVNQAFEKLDSGATNFAEHDKAKDEMAKRKAKIRNRGSQ, from the coding sequence ATGATGGAAACAAGAATACAATTTCGAGTCGATGAGGAAACAAAACGCCTGGCTCAAAAAATGGCTGAAAGTCAGGGGCGCACTATCAGTGATGCATGCCGGGAGTTTACTGAGCAACTGGCTGAACAACAGCGTAAGTTATCCTCCCACGATCAATGGCTAACCCAACAAGTCAACCAGGCATTTGAGAAACTGGACTCTGGAGCAACGAATTTTGCTGAACACGATAAAGCCAAAGACGAGATGGCTAAGCGCAAAGCGAAAATTCGCAACAGAGGCAGCCAGTGA
- a CDS encoding type II toxin-antitoxin system RelE/ParE family toxin produces the protein MILWEEESLNDREKIFEFLYDFNPEAAEKTDLIIETKVENLLEQPLMGGAA, from the coding sequence ATGATTTTATGGGAAGAAGAGTCTCTGAATGATCGGGAAAAGATCTTTGAGTTTCTTTATGATTTTAATCCTGAAGCCGCAGAAAAGACTGATCTGATCATAGAAACGAAAGTCGAAAACTTATTAGAACAACCGCTTATGGGGGGGGCAGCGTGA
- the smpB gene encoding SsrA-binding protein SmpB — protein MAKSSKKGKQGDSSIVVNKKARHDFHIDETFEAGISLAGWEVKSLRQGKVQLVDSYVLLKDGEAWLIGAQITPLITASTHVVADPLRDRKLLLHRRELANLFSVTQQKGHACIATKLYWKGHLIKCQIALARGKKEFDKRAATKEREWNIEKQRVMHRG, from the coding sequence ATGGCAAAAAGTTCAAAGAAAGGCAAACAGGGCGACTCATCCATCGTCGTCAACAAGAAAGCCCGTCACGATTTTCATATCGACGAGACTTTCGAAGCAGGCATTTCCCTCGCCGGTTGGGAAGTGAAAAGCCTCCGGCAGGGCAAAGTCCAGCTGGTGGACAGTTACGTCCTGCTCAAAGATGGCGAAGCCTGGTTGATTGGTGCCCAGATCACACCGCTGATCACCGCATCCACCCATGTTGTGGCAGACCCTCTGCGTGACCGTAAACTGCTGCTGCACCGCAGAGAACTGGCTAACCTGTTCTCGGTAACCCAGCAAAAAGGCCACGCCTGCATCGCCACCAAACTCTACTGGAAAGGCCATCTGATCAAATGCCAGATTGCCCTTGCCCGGGGTAAAAAAGAGTTTGACAAGCGTGCAGCCACCAAAGAGCGTGAGTGGAATATTGAAAAGCAGCGGGTTATGCACCGCGGCTGA
- a CDS encoding sodium-dependent transporter, whose translation MSGQNPTTSKKTWANRWTFLLAAAGSAIGLGNIWKFPYIAGQYGGGAFVMLYLLCIAVMGVPLLMAETAIGRHTRLSPLNAIRKLTSDLGASKLWGIIGWMGMLAGFLILSFYSVIAGWSLSYAWDIVTGAFSGMNTDQVGDAFGGLVSSAPRQIFWHTVFMVITLVITARGIHKGLEKGLQVMMPALFALLLIMLGYSMLETGQFMRGFDFMFSVDFSKVTGEAFVAALGQAFFTLSLGMCCLMAYGAYMPANNSIPRTAINVAALDTLMAIISGLIVFPIVFAYGLEPSAGPGLLFVSLTAAFVHMPMGELFGFLFFVLVGIAALSSAISLVEPALAWLIERTPLSRTVATVILCAAIWFVGLGTVFSMSGDLTFTLFGKNFFDLLDYFTSNILLPVGGLLISIFAGWIMKRSTLMHELGLSVGVFNLWRAMIRVIVPLCVLTVLITALF comes from the coding sequence ATGTCCGGACAAAATCCAACGACATCGAAAAAAACCTGGGCTAATCGCTGGACCTTCCTGCTGGCCGCCGCTGGCTCTGCCATCGGCCTGGGTAATATCTGGAAATTTCCATACATCGCCGGGCAATATGGCGGCGGTGCCTTCGTTATGCTTTATCTGCTGTGCATTGCCGTTATGGGTGTGCCTCTATTGATGGCAGAAACGGCCATTGGCCGTCATACCCGCCTGAGCCCCCTGAATGCCATTCGCAAGCTGACCAGTGACTTGGGGGCCAGCAAACTGTGGGGCATTATCGGCTGGATGGGTATGCTGGCGGGCTTCCTGATTCTCTCTTTCTACAGTGTTATTGCTGGCTGGTCCCTTTCTTATGCCTGGGACATTGTGACCGGTGCCTTCAGCGGCATGAACACCGATCAGGTGGGTGATGCTTTTGGTGGGCTGGTGTCATCGGCACCACGTCAGATCTTCTGGCACACCGTCTTTATGGTGATCACCCTGGTGATTACCGCCCGAGGTATCCATAAAGGTCTTGAGAAAGGCCTGCAGGTGATGATGCCAGCCCTGTTCGCCTTGCTGCTGATCATGCTGGGCTACAGCATGCTGGAAACCGGACAGTTTATGCGCGGCTTTGACTTTATGTTCTCCGTGGATTTCTCCAAGGTGACCGGTGAAGCGTTTGTTGCTGCTTTGGGTCAGGCGTTCTTTACCCTGAGTCTGGGTATGTGCTGCCTGATGGCTTACGGCGCTTATATGCCTGCCAATAACTCCATTCCAAGAACCGCCATTAACGTTGCCGCTCTGGATACCCTGATGGCAATTATCTCCGGCCTGATTGTCTTCCCGATCGTATTTGCCTACGGTCTGGAGCCCTCTGCCGGCCCTGGCCTGCTGTTTGTCTCCCTGACGGCCGCCTTTGTGCACATGCCGATGGGTGAGCTGTTTGGCTTCCTGTTCTTTGTTCTGGTGGGTATTGCTGCGCTGAGTTCGGCTATCTCTCTGGTTGAACCGGCACTGGCCTGGCTGATCGAGCGCACACCGCTGAGCCGTACCGTCGCCACGGTGATTCTCTGTGCTGCCATCTGGTTTGTTGGCCTGGGCACCGTGTTCTCCATGAGTGGTGACCTGACCTTCACGCTGTTTGGGAAGAACTTCTTCGACCTGTTGGATTACTTCACCAGTAATATCCTGCTGCCTGTGGGCGGTCTGCTGATCTCCATCTTCGCTGGCTGGATAATGAAGCGTTCAACCTTGATGCATGAGCTGGGCCTGAGCGTGGGAGTATTTAACCTGTGGCGTGCCATGATCCGTGTGATCGTGCCGCTGTGTGTATTGACGGTGTTGATTACCGCGCTGTTCTAG
- a CDS encoding type II toxin-antitoxin system RatA family toxin: MPRISRSALVMYSAEQMYDLVSDIESYAEFLPGCAGGRIDRQEGAQLEATLEVGKAGLHHSFSTRNQMIPGRSIEMQLLEGPFKHLSGIWTFQPLAEDGCKVSLELEFEMSNKLTQATLGGLIGHMMNAMVDAFGKRAKQIYG; this comes from the coding sequence ATGCCAAGGATTTCCCGTTCCGCACTGGTCATGTATTCCGCTGAACAGATGTATGATCTGGTCAGCGATATTGAGTCGTATGCAGAATTTCTGCCGGGGTGTGCCGGTGGTCGTATTGACCGTCAGGAAGGCGCACAGTTGGAAGCCACCCTGGAAGTTGGCAAGGCCGGATTGCATCATAGCTTTTCCACAAGGAACCAAATGATTCCCGGGAGGTCTATTGAGATGCAACTGCTGGAAGGGCCATTTAAACACTTATCCGGTATCTGGACATTTCAGCCCCTGGCTGAGGATGGCTGCAAGGTTTCCCTTGAGCTGGAGTTTGAGATGAGCAATAAGCTGACTCAGGCAACACTGGGTGGTCTGATTGGCCACATGATGAATGCCATGGTCGATGCCTTTGGCAAAAGAGCGAAGCAGATTTATGGCTAA
- a CDS encoding RnfH family protein, with the protein MAKMLMDEPTIHVEVAYARAHEQKIIALKVKEGTTVLEAARESGIVDYFPEINLAEAKLGIFGKAVLKPAEQLLKEGERVEIYRPLIADPKEVRKRRAEQAKQKNSLQ; encoded by the coding sequence ATGGCTAAGATGTTAATGGATGAACCCACTATCCACGTAGAAGTGGCCTATGCAAGAGCCCATGAGCAGAAGATTATCGCACTGAAGGTCAAAGAGGGAACTACAGTTCTGGAAGCGGCCAGGGAATCAGGCATTGTTGATTACTTTCCGGAGATTAATCTGGCCGAGGCGAAACTGGGCATCTTTGGCAAGGCCGTGTTAAAGCCCGCAGAACAGCTACTAAAAGAAGGCGAACGGGTTGAGATTTACCGCCCCTTGATTGCCGACCCGAAAGAGGTTCGCAAACGCAGGGCTGAACAGGCGAAACAGAAGAATTCTTTACAGTAA
- a CDS encoding outer membrane protein assembly factor BamE, whose product MPKTTIALAAALFSATLLTGCASSTDSGSKLISFPGAYKIDIQQGNVITREMVDQLRPGMTRAQVQYVMGTPLIEDTFNSNRWDYIYSLQPGGKSREQKTVTLFFVNDQLHSIQGDLVPGSNQQ is encoded by the coding sequence ATGCCAAAAACCACGATCGCCCTGGCCGCCGCACTTTTCTCAGCCACCCTTCTGACAGGGTGCGCCAGCTCCACGGACAGTGGTTCGAAGCTTATCAGTTTCCCCGGTGCCTATAAAATTGATATTCAGCAGGGAAATGTCATTACCCGGGAGATGGTTGACCAGCTCCGTCCTGGCATGACCCGAGCCCAGGTTCAGTATGTCATGGGTACGCCATTGATCGAGGATACGTTTAACAGCAATCGCTGGGATTACATCTACAGCTTGCAGCCCGGTGGTAAGAGCCGTGAGCAGAAGACGGTTACGCTGTTTTTCGTAAACGATCAACTCCATTCCATTCAAGGTGACCTGGTACCCGGTAGTAATCAGCAGTAA
- the fur gene encoding ferric iron uptake transcriptional regulator — protein MENQELRKAGLKVTLPRVKILQILEGAEEKHMSAEDVYKALLEAEEDVGLATVYRVLTQFESAGLVVRHNFDGGHSVFELARGGHHDHMVCMESGDVIEFIDEEIEKRQYAIAEKHGFEIVDHNLVIYVRPKKKK, from the coding sequence TTGGAAAATCAAGAGTTACGCAAAGCAGGACTAAAAGTCACCCTGCCTCGTGTGAAGATTCTGCAGATCCTTGAAGGTGCCGAAGAGAAGCATATGTCGGCGGAAGATGTCTACAAGGCTCTGCTTGAAGCTGAAGAGGATGTGGGTTTGGCCACCGTCTACCGGGTACTGACCCAGTTTGAGAGTGCCGGTTTAGTGGTTCGCCATAACTTTGATGGCGGTCATTCCGTGTTTGAGCTGGCCCGCGGGGGGCACCATGATCATATGGTTTGCATGGAGAGCGGAGACGTTATCGAGTTTATTGACGAAGAAATCGAGAAACGTCAGTACGCCATTGCTGAAAAGCACGGCTTTGAAATTGTGGATCACAATCTGGTGATCTATGTACGTCCAAAGAAGAAAAAATAA
- a CDS encoding DUF2158 domain-containing protein → MEIRAKIGQLVRLRAGGPVLCVTCEYPMADGSYSYTCQWFEDDRLRDYTFPIVALEPVEGEFEASIKGQPGTAVEEVEVEVEVETEAEIETEDGDKGKNYH, encoded by the coding sequence ATGGAAATAAGAGCCAAAATCGGTCAACTTGTCCGCTTACGAGCCGGTGGTCCCGTACTGTGTGTTACGTGCGAATACCCTATGGCTGATGGATCTTATAGCTATACCTGCCAGTGGTTTGAAGATGACAGACTGAGAGATTACACCTTTCCAATCGTAGCCCTTGAACCGGTGGAAGGTGAGTTTGAAGCCAGTATTAAGGGTCAGCCCGGCACCGCAGTGGAAGAAGTAGAAGTAGAAGTAGAAGTAGAAACAGAAGCGGAAATAGAAACAGAAGATGGCGATAAGGGTAAAAACTATCACTAA
- a CDS encoding DUF2158 domain-containing protein, which produces MEIRAKIGQLVRLRAGGPVLCVTYEYPMEDGTYSYCCEWFEYEKLRHSTFPIVALEPVEGDFEIDIEVQLDPEAKTKADAETEPEPEPESESDNEADKKGDKPGKNFH; this is translated from the coding sequence ATGGAAATAAGAGCAAAAATCGGTCAACTCGTCCGCCTGAGAGCCGGTGGCCCGGTACTATGCGTTACCTATGAATACCCGATGGAGGATGGTACTTATAGTTACTGCTGCGAGTGGTTCGAATATGAAAAACTCAGACACTCAACCTTTCCAATCGTAGCCCTTGAGCCCGTGGAAGGTGATTTTGAAATTGATATTGAGGTTCAGCTCGACCCTGAAGCAAAGACAAAGGCTGATGCAGAGACAGAACCAGAACCAGAACCAGAATCAGAATCAGATAATGAAGCAGACAAAAAAGGTGACAAA